Proteins encoded within one genomic window of Spiroplasma sabaudiense Ar-1343:
- the rpoB gene encoding DNA-directed RNA polymerase subunit beta codes for MSYTVKKINQAVQRRDYTKVSGNLPLPNLIELQTDTFDWFQKKGIDEVFQEVFPVVSNDGEIVLSLKDWEFKEPRIPVARAKEESKIFEAPIYANLTLTIRMESVEIEKENISGKTETFLKGWLQEKIETTNVSFVKKVDKLYFYEVKNKTGDIETIQIELIDDNGEIVTANVDIYKVGEVFFGDFPLMTDRGTFIVNGSEKVVVSQLVRSPGSYFKTELNRKNGETIYSADIIPSRGTWLEFETDIKKQIDNKMTNALFVKIDKSRKTTATSLLTSLGMQKDEILNIFDNNSVIETTLEQDNLTGEISIDWENQIQEIYKKIRQGETATADGACKYIFGLLFDKRKYDLTKAGRFKLQQKLAVKNRLLGKILAEDLIDKNGVVAFKMGTEVTKDVLKEVSKILEDGAMISKINFNSSIDSGNEIQKIKVFKDNDLRQETATIIGVTKTRSDEYINVPDIISTLSFALNLMDGIGEVDDIDHLGNRRVRTVGELLQNQFRIGMMRIEKNVKEKISTTNPFKMKPSSIINNKPLTAIIGEFFNLSQLSQFMDQTNPLAELTNKRRLTALGPGGLSRERAGLEVRDVHPSHYGRICPIETPEGPNIGLINNLSTYARINEYGFIETPYRKVENKKVVPDKYEYLTADQERDFIVAQANIKIDKDGTILDDNVVARYRGDDIMANAEDVDYVDVSPKQIVSIATSLIPFLENDDANRALMGANMQRQAVPLINPQSPVVGTGVEFEAARDSGDAIVAREDGIVKFLDSRKITLETKEGPKHYVLSDFIRSNNGTAITHSPIVKLNQKVKKGDILADGPSMEKGELALGQNVVVAFTTWNGYNYEDAVIVSERIVIDDRFTSIHIDEYTIEKRQTKQGPEEITREIPNISEASKKYLDESGIIAIGSEVKVGDILVGKVTPKSQTQLSPEDKLLHAIFGEKSRNVKDNSLRVPNGGEGIVQSIRRFSRADGYDLPADILEVIKVFVVQKRKIQEGDKMAGRHGNKGVISKILPVEDMPYMEDGTPVDIMLNPQGVPSRMNIGQVLEIHLGMAAEKLGIKVSTPVFEGLNDEELQDIMAEAGMKNYGKVTLIDGRTGEAFDKPIAVGVMYMLKLSHMVDDKLHARNVGPYSLITQQPLGGKAQNGGQRFGEMEVWALEAYGAAYTLREILTIKSDDIRGRIKTYEAIVRSKEIPNPGIPESFNVLTKEIMGLGFDMHMIDEFGNKVLINAYEDEILDDFTEYEKNNNRTISQA; via the coding sequence ATGAGTTATACTGTAAAGAAAATAAACCAAGCCGTTCAAAGAAGGGATTATACTAAAGTATCTGGTAATTTACCATTGCCAAATTTAATAGAGTTACAAACCGATACTTTTGATTGATTCCAAAAAAAGGGAATTGATGAAGTTTTTCAAGAGGTATTTCCCGTTGTTTCAAATGATGGTGAAATTGTACTAAGTTTAAAAGATTGAGAATTCAAAGAACCAAGAATTCCAGTAGCAAGAGCAAAAGAAGAATCAAAAATTTTTGAGGCGCCAATTTATGCTAATTTAACATTAACAATTCGCATGGAAAGTGTCGAGATTGAAAAAGAAAATATTTCAGGAAAAACCGAAACTTTCTTAAAGGGTTGATTACAAGAAAAAATAGAAACCACAAATGTTAGCTTTGTTAAAAAGGTTGACAAACTTTATTTTTATGAAGTAAAAAATAAAACTGGAGATATTGAAACAATTCAGATTGAATTAATTGATGACAACGGTGAAATTGTGACAGCAAATGTTGATATTTATAAAGTGGGAGAAGTTTTCTTTGGAGACTTCCCTCTAATGACAGATCGCGGTACTTTCATTGTTAATGGTAGTGAAAAAGTTGTTGTTTCTCAACTTGTAAGATCTCCAGGTAGTTATTTCAAAACAGAACTAAACCGTAAAAACGGAGAGACAATTTATTCTGCTGATATCATCCCAAGTCGAGGTACTTGATTAGAATTTGAAACAGATATTAAAAAACAAATCGATAATAAAATGACAAATGCACTATTTGTTAAAATTGACAAATCACGTAAAACAACCGCAACAAGTCTTTTGACTTCACTGGGAATGCAAAAAGATGAAATTTTGAACATTTTTGATAACAATAGTGTTATTGAAACAACTTTAGAGCAAGATAATTTAACTGGTGAAATCAGTATCGATTGAGAAAACCAAATCCAAGAAATATACAAAAAAATTCGACAAGGCGAAACTGCAACAGCAGACGGCGCATGTAAATACATTTTTGGTTTACTATTTGATAAACGCAAGTACGACTTAACAAAAGCAGGACGTTTTAAATTACAACAAAAATTAGCTGTTAAGAATCGTTTACTAGGAAAAATTCTGGCCGAAGATTTAATTGACAAAAATGGAGTCGTTGCCTTTAAAATGGGTACCGAAGTTACAAAAGACGTTTTAAAAGAAGTTAGCAAAATTTTAGAAGATGGCGCAATGATTTCAAAAATTAACTTTAATAGTTCAATTGATTCTGGAAATGAAATTCAAAAAATTAAAGTATTTAAAGACAATGATTTAAGACAAGAAACCGCAACAATAATCGGAGTAACAAAAACTCGCAGTGATGAATATATTAATGTTCCTGACATTATATCAACACTTTCATTTGCCCTTAACTTAATGGATGGCATTGGAGAAGTTGATGACATTGATCACTTGGGAAATCGTCGTGTGCGAACAGTTGGAGAATTATTGCAAAATCAATTCCGAATTGGGATGATGCGTATTGAAAAAAATGTAAAGGAAAAAATTTCAACAACTAATCCCTTTAAAATGAAACCATCAAGCATTATTAACAATAAACCGTTAACCGCAATAATTGGTGAATTTTTTAATCTTTCACAACTTTCACAATTTATGGACCAAACCAACCCACTAGCTGAATTAACAAACAAAAGACGTTTAACAGCACTAGGTCCTGGGGGACTTAGCCGTGAACGTGCTGGTCTTGAAGTTCGAGACGTTCACCCAAGTCACTATGGTAGAATTTGTCCAATTGAAACTCCCGAGGGACCAAACATTGGTTTAATTAATAACTTATCAACATATGCTCGAATTAATGAATATGGTTTCATCGAAACTCCTTACCGCAAAGTTGAAAATAAAAAAGTTGTTCCCGATAAGTACGAATACTTGACAGCCGATCAAGAACGTGACTTCATTGTTGCTCAAGCAAACATTAAAATTGATAAAGATGGAACTATTTTGGATGATAATGTTGTTGCGCGTTATCGTGGAGACGACATTATGGCAAATGCAGAAGATGTTGACTATGTTGACGTTTCACCAAAACAAATTGTGTCAATTGCCACAAGTTTAATTCCGTTTTTAGAAAATGATGATGCCAACCGAGCATTGATGGGTGCCAATATGCAACGTCAAGCTGTACCTTTAATAAATCCTCAGTCTCCAGTTGTTGGAACCGGAGTTGAATTTGAAGCAGCTCGTGATTCGGGTGATGCTATTGTTGCTCGCGAAGATGGTATTGTTAAATTTTTAGATTCAAGAAAAATTACTTTGGAAACCAAAGAGGGACCAAAGCATTATGTTTTAAGTGATTTTATTCGCTCAAATAATGGAACTGCGATTACCCACTCTCCAATCGTCAAACTAAATCAAAAAGTTAAAAAAGGTGATATTTTAGCTGATGGCCCTTCAATGGAAAAAGGTGAATTAGCTCTAGGGCAAAATGTTGTTGTAGCATTTACCACTTGAAATGGTTATAACTATGAGGATGCCGTTATTGTTTCTGAGCGAATTGTAATTGATGATCGATTTACATCAATTCACATCGATGAATATACAATTGAAAAACGCCAGACAAAACAAGGTCCAGAAGAAATTACTAGAGAAATTCCAAATATTTCAGAAGCTAGCAAAAAATATCTTGACGAAAGCGGAATTATTGCAATTGGTTCTGAGGTTAAAGTTGGTGATATTTTGGTTGGTAAAGTTACTCCAAAATCACAAACTCAGTTATCACCAGAGGATAAATTATTACATGCTATTTTTGGGGAAAAATCAAGAAACGTTAAGGATAACTCATTAAGAGTTCCTAACGGAGGTGAAGGAATTGTTCAATCAATTCGTCGTTTTTCTCGAGCTGATGGCTATGATTTACCAGCAGATATTCTTGAAGTAATTAAAGTTTTTGTTGTTCAAAAACGTAAAATTCAAGAAGGGGATAAAATGGCCGGTCGCCATGGTAACAAAGGGGTTATTTCAAAAATTTTACCAGTTGAAGATATGCCATACATGGAAGATGGAACTCCGGTTGATATTATGTTGAATCCACAAGGGGTACCTTCTCGTATGAATATTGGTCAAGTTTTAGAAATCCACTTAGGAATGGCTGCGGAAAAACTTGGAATTAAAGTCTCAACCCCAGTTTTTGAAGGTTTGAATGACGAAGAACTTCAAGATATTATGGCAGAAGCGGGAATGAAAAATTATGGTAAAGTTACCTTAATTGATGGAAGAACCGGAGAAGCTTTTGATAAACCGATCGCTGTTGGTGTAATGTATATGTTAAAACTTTCACACATGGTTGATGATAAATTACATGCAAGAAATGTAGGACCATATTCATTAATAACACAACAACCATTAGGTGGTAAAGCCCAAAATGGGGGACAACGATTTGGAGAAATGGAAGTATGAGCTCTTGAGGCTTATGGTGCTGCTTATACTCTAAGAGAAATCCTAACAATTAAATCAGATGATATTCGCGGAAGAATAAAAACTTATGAAGCGATCGTTCGTAGTAAAGAAATCCCAAATCCAGGAATTCCAGAATCATTTAATGTTTTAACAAAAGAAATAATGGGTCTTGGTTTTGATATGCATATGATTGATGAGTTTGGTAATAAAGTTTTAATTAATGCATACGAAGATGAAATTCTAGATGATTTCACAGAATATGAAAAAAACAATAATCGAACAATTTCTCAAGCTTAA
- the rpoC gene encoding DNA-directed RNA polymerase subunit beta': MVNSKNEKRMIKIDLASPDVIRSWSRGEVTKAETINYKTLKTERDGLFDERIFGPTKNYECACGKYKKVKNKGKVCERCLVEITESIVRRERMGHIELEEPVTHIWMLKVAPSRIAAILDLKTKELEEVVYFVSHIVLEPGTSKYLKKGQVLDLGNTKISIKTREKLTKTLEDIKEDFDLSDPKQEIGFRRAEKMIEELRNASIPFSMDEAASFIGKYTNAKFGIGASAIEELLKNINLDEAIIKIKEELKEKRGSVEQNKMMKRLEVLDSLKKSNSRPEWMILHVIPVIPPDIRPIIQLDGGRFTTSEINDLYRRIIIRNERLKKVKSMGAPSIIVNNEKRMLQEAVDALLDNERKARPVTGKDKRALKSLTSILKGKQGRFRQNLLGKRVDYSGRSVIAIGPDLKMYQAGIPRDMAIILFKPFVIKWLQEHNHAENVKVAEKMIQSGDLKIWEALESVTKDRPVLLNRAPTLHRLGIQAFEPKLVKGKAIRLHPLVTTAFNADFDGDQMAVHLPISPEAVAEARVLMLGSKAILGPKDGKPIVTPTQDMILGNYYVTFEEKGQKGEGMLFSNPAEAKIAYEAGVVSLNSIIALDVNSLDKKHFSTDKSGYLITTVGKILFNEIFSENFPWLNNSNIFQAENEVDKFIVSDDTNISEYIANKYETQQPIKKKDLSEIIDRYFRTYGSQKTAQMLDNMKDLGFKYSSKSGTTISAGDVVAYKNKYEDFKVADKKVAQITEFYNMGMLTFSEKKRRVINVWSAVKDEIQTQLESVLKQDPKNPVFVMADSGARGNVSNFTQLVGMRGLMNDPKGDIKEIPIKSSFREGLTVSEYFISTHGARKGMADIALKTADSGYLTRRLVDVSQEIIITETDCEPSKGFEIGDVVETKHDNIIVPLRDRLMGRYIFADVEDEKGNTIVRGDTLVDEEIANQIIEAGVKTVQIRSVLTCDSDKGICKKCYGINLATGELVEIGEPVGVIAAQSIGEPGTQLTMRTFHTGGVAGGDDITQGLPRIKELLDVTNPKGSVAIISQIDGVISEIIEEDGMFTVIVKSNNDERKYKSQYGAIIRVKVGEPVTRGQKLTEGAINIKDLLEVARIEDVENYILKEVQKVYRLQGIEISDKYIEIIVKQMLNKVKIIDSGDTDLLPGEIVTVKNYKSVITKAIVEGKKPPLAKYTIFGIKKAPLESESWLSSASFQDTARVLVKAIIKGKIDKLEGLKENIMLGNLIPAGTGLTGSAEIIKRGQESLANEY, from the coding sequence ATGGTAAATTCAAAAAATGAAAAAAGAATGATAAAAATTGACCTAGCTAGTCCCGATGTAATTCGTTCTTGATCTCGAGGAGAAGTTACAAAAGCTGAAACAATCAACTATAAAACTTTAAAAACTGAACGCGATGGTCTTTTTGATGAAAGAATATTTGGACCAACAAAAAACTATGAATGTGCTTGTGGTAAGTATAAAAAAGTCAAAAACAAAGGTAAGGTTTGTGAGCGTTGTCTAGTTGAAATTACAGAGTCAATCGTTCGTCGTGAACGAATGGGGCATATTGAACTAGAGGAACCAGTAACTCATATCTGAATGTTGAAGGTGGCTCCAAGCCGAATAGCAGCAATTTTAGATCTTAAAACAAAAGAACTTGAGGAAGTTGTCTACTTTGTTTCCCATATTGTTTTAGAACCAGGAACCTCAAAATATTTAAAAAAAGGTCAGGTTCTAGATTTAGGAAACACTAAAATAAGTATAAAAACTCGTGAAAAATTGACAAAAACTCTAGAAGATATTAAAGAAGATTTTGATTTAAGCGATCCAAAACAAGAAATTGGTTTTCGCCGCGCTGAAAAAATGATTGAAGAATTAAGAAATGCTTCAATTCCTTTTTCTATGGACGAGGCAGCAAGTTTTATTGGAAAGTATACAAATGCCAAATTTGGAATCGGAGCAAGCGCCATTGAAGAGTTATTAAAGAATATTAATTTAGATGAAGCAATTATTAAAATCAAAGAAGAATTAAAAGAAAAGCGTGGAAGCGTTGAACAAAATAAAATGATGAAACGATTGGAAGTTCTAGATTCACTGAAAAAGTCAAATTCACGACCAGAATGAATGATTTTACATGTTATTCCAGTAATTCCCCCAGACATTCGTCCAATAATTCAATTAGATGGTGGAAGATTTACTACATCTGAAATTAATGACTTGTACCGTCGTATTATTATTAGAAATGAACGATTAAAAAAAGTTAAATCAATGGGAGCACCAAGCATTATTGTAAATAACGAAAAACGTATGCTTCAAGAAGCTGTTGACGCCCTATTGGATAACGAACGTAAAGCTCGCCCTGTAACAGGAAAAGACAAGCGTGCTTTAAAATCACTAACATCAATTTTAAAAGGTAAACAAGGTCGTTTCCGTCAGAATTTACTTGGAAAGCGTGTTGATTACTCTGGGCGTTCGGTTATCGCAATTGGGCCTGATTTAAAAATGTATCAAGCAGGAATTCCTCGAGATATGGCAATTATTTTGTTTAAACCATTTGTAATTAAATGACTACAAGAACACAACCATGCTGAAAATGTTAAAGTGGCCGAAAAAATGATCCAATCAGGAGACTTAAAAATCTGGGAAGCACTTGAAAGTGTTACAAAAGACCGACCAGTGCTTTTAAACCGTGCTCCAACTTTACACCGTCTTGGAATTCAAGCCTTTGAACCAAAACTGGTAAAGGGAAAAGCTATTCGTTTACACCCGTTAGTAACAACAGCATTTAATGCTGACTTTGATGGGGATCAAATGGCGGTCCACTTACCAATATCTCCAGAAGCGGTCGCAGAAGCTCGTGTCTTAATGCTTGGAAGTAAAGCGATTTTAGGTCCAAAAGATGGAAAACCTATTGTTACTCCAACCCAAGATATGATTTTAGGAAACTACTATGTTACATTTGAAGAAAAAGGCCAAAAAGGTGAAGGAATGCTATTTTCAAACCCTGCAGAGGCTAAAATTGCTTATGAAGCAGGAGTGGTATCTTTAAACTCTATTATTGCATTGGATGTAAACTCTTTGGATAAGAAACACTTTTCAACAGATAAATCCGGTTATTTAATAACAACTGTAGGAAAGATTTTATTTAATGAAATCTTCTCAGAAAATTTCCCTTGGCTAAACAATAGCAATATTTTTCAAGCTGAGAATGAAGTTGATAAATTTATTGTAAGTGATGACACTAACATTTCTGAATACATCGCCAACAAATATGAAACTCAACAACCAATTAAGAAAAAGGATTTATCAGAAATTATTGATCGCTACTTTAGAACTTATGGTTCACAAAAGACTGCTCAAATGTTAGATAATATGAAGGATTTAGGATTTAAATATTCTTCAAAATCTGGAACAACAATTTCTGCAGGTGACGTTGTTGCCTACAAAAATAAATACGAAGATTTTAAGGTTGCAGATAAAAAAGTTGCTCAAATTACAGAATTTTACAACATGGGTATGTTAACATTTTCAGAGAAGAAACGCCGAGTGATTAATGTTTGATCAGCTGTTAAAGATGAGATTCAAACGCAATTGGAATCGGTATTAAAGCAAGATCCAAAAAATCCAGTATTTGTAATGGCAGATTCAGGAGCAAGGGGTAATGTTTCCAACTTTACTCAGCTTGTAGGTATGCGTGGTCTTATGAATGACCCGAAAGGTGATATTAAAGAAATTCCAATTAAGTCATCGTTCCGTGAAGGTCTAACAGTTTCAGAATACTTTATTTCAACTCATGGGGCTCGTAAAGGGATGGCGGATATCGCCTTAAAAACTGCCGATTCAGGGTATTTAACTCGTAGACTTGTTGATGTATCTCAAGAGATTATTATTACAGAAACAGACTGTGAACCATCAAAAGGGTTTGAAATCGGAGATGTTGTTGAAACAAAACATGATAACATCATTGTTCCGCTGCGAGACCGTTTAATGGGACGCTATATATTTGCTGATGTTGAAGATGAAAAAGGAAATACCATAGTTCGTGGTGATACTTTAGTAGATGAAGAAATAGCAAATCAAATTATCGAAGCCGGGGTAAAAACCGTTCAAATTCGTTCGGTATTAACTTGTGATAGTGATAAGGGAATATGTAAAAAATGTTATGGAATTAATCTAGCAACAGGAGAGCTTGTTGAAATTGGTGAACCTGTCGGAGTTATTGCTGCCCAGTCAATTGGTGAGCCAGGAACTCAGTTAACAATGCGTACCTTCCATACCGGAGGGGTTGCCGGGGGAGATGATATCACTCAAGGTCTTCCACGTATTAAAGAACTTCTTGACGTAACAAACCCAAAAGGAAGTGTTGCGATTATTTCTCAAATTGACGGAGTAATCTCAGAGATTATCGAAGAAGATGGAATGTTTACTGTCATTGTAAAATCAAACAATGATGAAAGAAAATACAAGTCACAATACGGAGCAATTATCCGTGTTAAAGTTGGCGAACCTGTGACTCGTGGTCAGAAATTAACTGAGGGTGCGATTAATATCAAAGATTTACTTGAAGTTGCGCGTATTGAAGATGTAGAAAACTATATTTTAAAAGAAGTGCAAAAAGTTTACCGTTTGCAAGGAATTGAAATTTCAGATAAATACATCGAAATTATTGTAAAACAAATGTTAAATAAAGTTAAAATTATTGATTCAGGTGACACCGATCTGCTTCCCGGGGAAATTGTAACAGTTAAAAATTACAAATCTGTTATTACCAAAGCGATTGTTGAAGGCAAAAAACCACCGTTAGCTAAATACACAATTTTCGGTATTAAAAAAGCTCCTTTGGAGTCTGAGTCATGACTATCGTCAGCCTCGTTCCAAGATACAGCTAGAGTTCTTGTAAAAGCAATAATCAAAGGTAAAATTGATAAGCTTGAAGGACTGAAAGAAAACATTATGTTAGGAAACCTAATTCCTGCGGGAACCGGACTAACAGGAAGTGCTGAAATTATCAAACGTGGCCAAGAAAGTTTGGCAAACGAATATTAA
- the rpiB gene encoding ribose 5-phosphate isomerase B, giving the protein MKIFIGNDHTAVEMKTAIVEYLESQGHEVINLGTNDLNPVDYPDLGFAVGEAVGKDVTSLGIVICGSGIGISIAANKVPGIRAALCYEKEAVELARQHNNANILALGARFIAVYKAVELVKVFLQTQFEEDRHSERVRKLCDYNG; this is encoded by the coding sequence ATGAAAATTTTTATAGGAAATGACCACACCGCAGTTGAAATGAAAACTGCTATTGTTGAATACTTAGAGTCGCAAGGTCACGAAGTCATAAATTTAGGAACAAACGATTTAAATCCTGTAGATTACCCAGATTTGGGTTTTGCTGTTGGGGAAGCCGTTGGAAAAGATGTGACATCGCTTGGAATTGTGATTTGTGGAAGTGGCATTGGAATTTCAATTGCAGCAAATAAAGTTCCTGGTATACGTGCCGCACTTTGTTATGAAAAAGAAGCGGTTGAATTAGCAAGACAACATAATAATGCTAATATTTTGGCTTTGGGAGCACGCTTTATAGCTGTTTACAAGGCTGTAGAATTAGTCAAAGTTTTTTTACAAACTCAGTTTGAAGAAGATCGCCACAGCGAACGAGTTAGAAAGTTGTGTGATTATAATGGATAA
- the glyA gene encoding serine hydroxymethyltransferase: protein MDNELKSYLNEELKRQQNHIELIASENYVSESVLKAMGSIATNKYAEGYPGKRYYGGCEAIDKIENLAIQTAKKLFKASFANVQPHSGSQANAAAYMALLEHGDKVLGMSLDAGGHLTHGYPLNFSGKTYEFVFYGVDEKTEMIDYDVIEKIAKEHKPKLIVAGASAYSRAIDFQKFREIADKVGAKLMVDMAHIAGLVAGGMHQNPVPYAHIVTSTTHKTLRGARGGLILTNDEAISKKINSALFPGIQGGPLENMIAGKAQAFIEASKPDFQDYCKGVVENAKTLGDELQKGGLRLVAQGTDNHLINIDVMSQFNLTGKQAEDILGGIGIIVNKNMIPFDKQKAFYTSGIRIGTPAMTTRGFKKIDFQEVGKIIVSALNDHSENNLQELSKKVHKLCQKHPIYDNFNY from the coding sequence ATGGATAACGAATTAAAATCATATTTAAACGAGGAATTAAAACGCCAACAAAACCACATTGAACTAATCGCTTCTGAGAATTATGTTTCTGAATCAGTTTTAAAAGCAATGGGAAGCATTGCAACAAATAAGTACGCTGAAGGGTATCCAGGAAAGCGTTACTATGGGGGCTGTGAAGCAATTGATAAAATTGAAAATTTAGCAATCCAAACAGCTAAAAAATTATTTAAAGCAAGTTTTGCAAATGTTCAACCCCATTCAGGTAGTCAAGCAAATGCGGCGGCATATATGGCTCTTTTAGAACACGGCGACAAAGTTTTGGGAATGAGTCTGGATGCTGGAGGCCACTTAACTCACGGTTATCCGCTTAATTTTTCTGGAAAGACTTATGAATTCGTCTTTTATGGTGTTGATGAAAAAACGGAAATGATTGACTATGACGTAATTGAAAAAATTGCCAAAGAACATAAACCAAAATTAATTGTTGCTGGGGCCAGTGCCTATTCACGGGCAATTGATTTTCAAAAATTTCGAGAAATTGCTGATAAAGTCGGGGCAAAATTAATGGTTGACATGGCCCACATCGCTGGCTTGGTAGCTGGGGGTATGCATCAAAACCCGGTTCCTTATGCACACATTGTGACTTCAACAACCCACAAAACTCTTCGCGGAGCAAGAGGGGGATTAATTTTGACAAACGATGAAGCTATTTCTAAAAAAATTAACTCAGCTCTATTTCCTGGGATTCAAGGAGGACCTCTTGAAAATATGATTGCTGGTAAGGCCCAAGCTTTTATTGAAGCTTCAAAACCAGATTTTCAAGATTATTGCAAGGGGGTTGTTGAAAACGCAAAAACTTTGGGGGATGAGCTTCAAAAAGGGGGCTTGCGTCTAGTGGCTCAAGGAACAGATAATCATTTAATCAACATTGATGTAATGAGTCAATTTAATTTAACAGGCAAACAAGCAGAAGATATTCTTGGTGGGATTGGAATCATTGTTAATAAAAATATGATCCCTTTTGACAAACAAAAAGCCTTTTATACTAGCGGAATTAGAATTGGAACTCCGGCGATGACTACTCGAGGTTTTAAAAAAATTGATTTTCAAGAAGTTGGAAAAATCATAGTTAGTGCCTTGAATGATCACTCTGAAAATAATTTACAGGAATTAAGTAAAAAAGTTCATAAATTGTGTCAAAAGCACCCAATTTATGATAACTTTAATTATTAG
- the upp gene encoding uracil phosphoribosyltransferase has translation MSFTIIKHPLILDKLTRMRRIETSSKDFRENLNEIGQLMVYEIFRDIPLKELEIETPVKKAVGYTVDIPVVLIPIIRAGLGMTEGIQRLIPTARIAHIGLYRDETTLEPVEYYAKSTKNIDESYVIVVDPMLATGGSAAKAIEIAKKWGAKNIKFVCLVAVPEGVKKLQESHPDVEIYTAALDEKLNDIGFIEPGLGDAGDRIFGTK, from the coding sequence ATGTCTTTTACAATAATTAAGCATCCGTTAATCCTGGACAAATTAACTAGGATGCGACGAATTGAAACAAGCTCAAAGGATTTTCGCGAAAATTTAAATGAGATTGGACAGCTAATGGTTTATGAAATTTTCAGAGATATTCCTTTAAAAGAGTTGGAAATTGAAACACCGGTCAAAAAAGCCGTAGGTTACACTGTTGACATCCCGGTTGTGCTAATCCCCATTATTAGAGCTGGATTAGGAATGACCGAAGGAATTCAAAGACTAATTCCTACAGCGCGCATTGCCCATATTGGTCTTTATCGCGACGAAACTACCTTAGAGCCTGTTGAATACTATGCAAAATCAACCAAAAATATCGATGAAAGTTATGTTATTGTTGTAGATCCAATGTTAGCAACTGGAGGAAGCGCCGCTAAAGCAATAGAAATTGCCAAAAAATGAGGAGCCAAAAACATTAAATTTGTTTGCCTCGTCGCTGTTCCAGAAGGCGTTAAAAAACTACAAGAATCTCATCCTGATGTTGAAATTTACACAGCAGCATTAGATGAGAAGTTAAATGATATAGGATTTATTGAGCCAGGTTTAGGAGATGCTGGAGATCGAATTTTTGGAACAAAATAG
- a CDS encoding MG406 family protein, whose protein sequence is MMTNYFLIIGLVVIFTISITIVSTLVILKIVSWNWITGVLLGTITSYTSFLLVSKSARLLIKTENHYFLYFMFLLRIGVYFITTVTVLLLNDLFAIEGFLIGLVNSIFYPFFKYKSV, encoded by the coding sequence ATGATGACTAATTATTTTTTAATAATCGGACTTGTAGTAATTTTCACAATTTCAATTACAATAGTTAGCACCCTTGTTATTTTAAAAATAGTCAGCTGAAATTGAATCACTGGCGTTTTGCTTGGAACTATCACATCGTACACTTCTTTTTTGCTTGTTAGTAAATCAGCTAGATTATTAATTAAGACTGAAAACCACTATTTTCTTTATTTTATGTTTTTATTAAGAATTGGAGTGTATTTTATTACTACCGTGACGGTATTATTACTAAATGACCTATTTGCAATTGAAGGTTTTTTAATTGGATTGGTTAATAGCATTTTTTATCCATTTTTTAAATATAAGAGTGTTTAA